The DNA region TTGCCCTCTAAAGAGGAATTAGAATTACTCCTAAAAAATTTGGGGCATCTCGGTATAGTACCCCCTAATGCTTACAATTACTGGTCATCCTCAGAGTTTTCAAAGTCAGAAGCCTGGTATTTTGCACTCTTTGATAGTGTTTCATATAAACATCCCAAGAGTCATCTATATAATTATGTACACCCTGTCAGGCAATTTAATTTAAAAACGGATCGAACGCTTAAAATAAATTTCATGCTTGTTAATCTTGTGGATCAAAGAGATATTATTGTACAAGATTTGCCAAACAAATCTAACAATGTGTTAGCATCTTTTGTTGGAGAGGGGAAAGAAACGGATAATTACATCTGGGATTTCGGCAAGAATAGTACGATCGTAACTGGCACAGGAAAAGGCCCGTTTGAAATCAGTTATAACTTTGGTGGATACAACAGAATCTCAGTCATAAATACTAATGAAGGATGTATGTCCGCCATATATTATTCTGATTATTTTCGCAAGCAAGTATTTGAAGATATTAAACCCGGATTTCCTCCAATATATCGGGGTTGTTTTGATTGGGGCGATTATAATAATGATGGATTGTTGGATATTCTTATGACCGGATCAGAAAACGGGAAAATTTATAAAAATCAAAACAATGATTCGTTTGTTGAAATTTCTCAACAGCTACCTAAACTAAAAAATTCATCTGCGGATTGGGGTGACTTTAATAATGATAATTTTTTAGATTTTGCAATAGCTGGTGTTTTGGAAAATGACAGCACCTTAATTACCAAAGTATTTCAAAATGTAAGAAACGATAGTTTTGTTGAACTTCTTTATGAATTCCCCGGAATCCAAAATGGATTTGTAAAGTGGTTTGATAAAGACAATGATGGAAAACTTGAGCTTCTCATATCCGGTGAAAATACGGAGAAAAAACCCCTTACTAAAATTTATACAAATTTTGCTTCAGGAATTATTTCGGAAGTTCCATCAAAATTGGTAAACTTAAAAAATAGCAACGGTTCCTTTGCAGATTATAATAAAGATGGTTTTATAGATCTGATACTTATCGGCAATGATGGCGTCGATCGAAGAACAATCATTTATAAAAATGAAAATGGAAATTTTGTCGGCATCCCATCTTCTATAACTGATATAGAATATGGTTCTGTTGCTTGGGGGGATTATGATAATGATGGATTATTGGATTTTGCCATCTCAGGTGCAAAGGACAGTATTGGAATTAAATCTTCTGATGGAGGAAATACATTGCAAGTTAATTTTGGCAATGCCGTTTATACTGGGATATACAAACAAGAAAAAAATGACTCGTTTAATTATAAAATAGGATTCGATTTTCTTGAAAATTATGCCATAAGCACCCTAGATTGGGGAGATTACGACAATGATGGATTTATAGATATTGCAATAGCAGGAGTGCCGAAACTTAGCTATGTTTCTGTTTCAATAGGAGGTGGACTAAATCCATTAAGGTATCCATCCACTACAAAAATATTGCGGAATAATAAAAATCATTCCTTTCCAAATCAATTTTTTGACATTCCGGCTCCCTTAAGCAACACCCTAAACAATCATACCTCAGAAGTCATAGAACATGAATTCTCGGCATCATTCATTGCATTCGGAGATTACAATGCTGATGGAAAATTAGATTTCATAAGAGAAGGAACCAAATGGAATACCACTATTTATAAAAATAACATCTCTGTTGAAAACAAAGCACCCAATATACCTTCCAAATTGGAAGTCATTCCCACCTGTGAAAAGGCAAATTTACATTGGACTGAGGCAACTGACGATCACACACCTAACCAATGCATTACTTATGAAATTTATGTTGGAACCGCACCGGGCAAATGTGATGTTTTCTCAAAGGTTAATAGTTATAAAATCCGCAACAATACATTTGAACTTAATAATTTACAACCCGGAACCTACTATTGGAGTGTCAAAGCCGTTGATCAGGCACAATCG from Saprospiraceae bacterium includes:
- a CDS encoding VCBS repeat-containing protein, which encodes MKISVFTKCFSRKYVCLILTCFAVFCHSYSAFTQDEFIITGDTLILELKDTSGYKIQWQIRGDSFSSWRNIPGATINPFAFSVPDSLEGLAQLRAKLIYFQDSCPQYSNVFKYKIRSSLLQLPHGSLLRGGYFYHSTKDFALIAATVPTKSMAWGCYGQEINGGDLLGIGDGKQNTLDIVSQCKETNIAAYFCDTLSINNYADWYLPSKEELELLLKNLGHLGIVPPNAYNYWSSSEFSKSEAWYFALFDSVSYKHPKSHLYNYVHPVRQFNLKTDRTLKINFMLVNLVDQRDIIVQDLPNKSNNVLASFVGEGKETDNYIWDFGKNSTIVTGTGKGPFEISYNFGGYNRISVINTNEGCMSAIYYSDYFRKQVFEDIKPGFPPIYRGCFDWGDYNNDGLLDILMTGSENGKIYKNQNNDSFVEISQQLPKLKNSSADWGDFNNDNFLDFAIAGVLENDSTLITKVFQNVRNDSFVELLYEFPGIQNGFVKWFDKDNDGKLELLISGENTEKKPLTKIYTNFASGIISEVPSKLVNLKNSNGSFADYNKDGFIDLILIGNDGVDRRTIIYKNENGNFVGIPSSITDIEYGSVAWGDYDNDGLLDFAISGAKDSIGIKSSDGGNTLQVNFGNAVYTGIYKQEKNDSFNYKIGFDFLENYAISTLDWGDYDNDGFIDIAIAGVPKLSYVSVSIGGGLNPLRYPSTTKILRNNKNHSFPNQFFDIPAPLSNTLNNHTSEVIEHEFSASFIAFGDYNADGKLDFIREGTKWNTTIYKNNISVENKAPNIPSKLEVIPTCEKANLHWTEATDDHTPNQCITYEIYVGTAPGKCDVFSKVNSYKIRNNTFELNNLQPGTYYWSVKAVDQAQSASAWAPEQSFTIYGKPTTPVISLNGNVLHSTFAIGNQWHNQNGPISGATQQDYIPSLNGTYYTLITDHQCTSDTSNKIEVIVSGDTRILDQTAFTVMPNPANKYLNVNSPFTSQTVSYKITDIHGRELLNGLFKDKANIQIESLSKGSYFITFESVKMKEVFKFLKE